One genomic region from Dermacentor variabilis isolate Ectoservices chromosome 6, ASM5094787v1, whole genome shotgun sequence encodes:
- the LOC142585849 gene encoding ubiquinone biosynthesis O-methyltransferase, mitochondrial-like: MWARLRTALTSGCSSRNLTLTRLRCTATASSAGSRQSTVFEENRSKFDALVHQWWDPEGEFSALARMNALRIPLIRDGLLQTGRSAVTPSATSRTKPLLGLKILDVGCGGGLLSEPLARLGATVTGIDPTPGSIDVARTHADRDPEIKNNISYEATEIGALLQRGVKYDAVVASEVVEHVQNYSSFIKSCVELTEDGGSLFFTTINRTVPSYLIAKIAAEYVFRIVPPGLHDWNMFVPPEQMEEALESSGCYVRLVHGTMYNPLTRAWSWVDCTSLTYALHAVKDKV; the protein is encoded by the exons ATGTGGGCCCGACTTCGGACAGCATTGACGTCCGGCTGCTCAAGTAGGAACCTGACGCTAACAAG GCTCAGATGCACTGCAACAGCAAGTTCTGCAGGGTCACGCCAATCTACGGTCTTTGAAGAAAACCGCAGTAAATTCGACGCACTTGTACATCAGTGGTGGGACCCGGAAGGCGAATTCTCTGCTTTGGCGAGAATGAACGCATTGCGCATTCCTTTGATTAGAGATGGTCTCTTGCAAACTGGAAGGTCAGCTGTGACACCGTCCGCTACATCGAGAACAAAACCGCTGCTGGGTCTGAAAATTCTCGATGTTGGATGTGGTGGCGGCTTGCTTTCTGAG CCACTTGCCAGGCTAGGTGCTACAGTGACTGGAATTGATCCTACACCTGGAAGCATTGATGTTGCAAGAACTCATGCAGACCGAGATCCTGAAATTAAGAACAACATATCTTACGAGGCAACTGAAATTGGTGCTCTACTACAACGTGGCGTAAAATATGATGCAGTGGTAGCCAGCGAAGTTGTTGAACATGTTCAGAATTACTCAAGCTTCATCAAGTCCTGTGTTGAGCTGACAGAG GATGGTGGCTCCCTCTTCTTCACAACAATCAACCGTACAGTTCCATCATATTTAATAGCCAAGATTGCTGCTGAGTACGTATTTCGCATTGTGCCACCTGGTCTCCATGATTGGAACATGTTTGTGCCACCAGAGCAGATGGAGGAAGCCCTAGAATCAA GTGGCTGCTACGTCCGGCTTGTCCACGGCACCATGTACAACCCGCTCACTCGCGCGTGGAGCTGGGTGGACTGCACGAGCTTGACTTACGCGCTTCATGCCGTGAAGGACAAGGTGTGA
- the LOC142585850 gene encoding uncharacterized protein LOC142585850: protein MLTPVWFILVAIAIPCQAYLDDRVLLDQHWTGFSPTVGAARREESKTPIQDRRHASARQSVNEPDKRSAGFHLHSAETGPLMVRDMRSTTVRNAETSLRFRSDNLRKPEVAERSIRHVLSDLKRISRRERLNDASVREGRTDRDDSRTLCLPKQEREIGDRTIHSTNGKVSHKTDDKQRRTTAEAPTWVKGDSRRRVRSAHRDLVLSDSRLAPSRRIHCDAGASAIRQRSSVERIEHRKPIDRRAPSVERLSGLTETRAQGRELDTRREARHKQDEKNHASRIVAERPASRRQTHGKINRNHHIHDAMYQSRLVVDQRNNLHGLAKKNSFRSKALSSRNLATGRHRMTERRRSTMLPLQASTERDRTDDDPHNEGMSSELSGLPKHEVMPPRMISTVRTQNHRVDGDVTRNVRHTGRTETRTSELRSSFRDSRNREVRRSRVSKRYAVGATDERRPARFLVERALPNMQEKRQERHDNYLPLLERVRPSNGKEIMLEIRHDRSFRPHDSERTSYILDKSFAGPVQHKSARSVSAVRRQMGVDHERFDWTNTREASIQVYRARCEICNDNVASSRSVEHGRRIPTPVDSSARITKRSANEVVLGKSIIGEGRPNARESVAQHLQYVERVVRHRELRHDSSDEQMRFVDSRERIVAGTRRTDGETRLAFAKMQNARQVREYFGYKASRRSTDEHSRLKTNRNDVMLGTTRSIRANREAGDNSGQRSEDARSSRIRTDRYIFERRQSDKGDIEGTVSNVRRDMPTTLLKTAPHSSRRFQNVRLADFSVQDELNYPENHQESTLYWDELASSYFRSDGSLLETVLTVGVVALMTMSPKRKLVD, encoded by the exons ATGCTGACGCCGGTGTGGTTCATCCTTGTGGCGATCGCCATTCCTTGTCAGGCGTACCTGGACGACCGGGTGCTCCTTGACCAGCACTGGACCGGATTCAGTCCCACGGTCGGCGCCGCGAGGAGGGAGGAGTCCAAGACACCCATACAGGATCGCCGACACGCATCCGCGCGACAAAGTGTCAACGAACCCGACAAACGTTCTGCGGGCTTTCACCTGCATAGTGCCGAGACGGGGCCACTGATGGTACGAGATATGCGGTCTACCACAGTGCGTAACGCAGAGACTTCCCTCCGATTTCGCAGCGACAACCTGAGAAAGCCTGAAGTTGCGGAGCGAAGCATCCGCCACGTTCTGTCCGATCTCAAAAGGATCAGCAGACGAGAAAGGCTTAATGACGCAAGTGTACGTGAAGGCCGCACCGACAGAGATGACTCCAGAACGTTATGTTTACCTAAGCAAGAACGCGAAATCGGGGATAGGACAATCCACAGCACGAACGGAAAAGTCTCGCACAAGACGGACGACAAGCAGCGGAGAACCACTGCGGAGGCACCAACGTGGGTGAAGGGAGATTCGAGGAGAAGGGTCAGGTCTGCCCATCGTGATCTTGTTCTTTCAGACAGCCGACTGGCACCCAGTCGCAGGATCCACTGCGACGCTGGCGCGTCAGCCATTCGTCAGAGGAGTTCTGTGGAGCGTATCGAACATCGGAAGCCGATTGATCGGCGGGCGCCGAGCGTAGAACGGCTCTCAGGACTCACTGAAACAAGGGCTCAAGGCCGCGAGCTAGACACAAGGCGTGAGGCGCGTCATAAGCAAGATGAAAAGAACCACGCGTCAAGAATTGTCGCAGAGCGTCCAGCCTCAAGACGCCAAACACACGGCAAAATTAACCGCAACCACCACATTCATGACGCCATGTACCAAAGCCGCCTGGTCGTGGACCAACGTAACAATCTGCACGGCCTAGCGAAAAAAAATTCTTTCCGATCGAAAGCGCTGTCTTCCAGAAACTTAGCTACAGGGCGTCATCGAATGACTGAGAGGAGACGCAGCACGATGCTACCATTACAAGCCAGCACAGAGAGGGATAGGACAGACGATGACCCTCACAACGAAGGGATGTCAAGTGAATTATCTGGGCTTCCAAAACATGAGGTAATGCCGCCTAGAATGATATCGACCGTACGAACACAGAATCATAGAGTAGACGGAGACGTGACCCGGAACGTGCGACATACTGGACGTACTGAAACAAGGACGAGCGAACTTCGTTCTTCTTTCCGCGACAGCAGAAATCGCGAAGTAAGACGTAGTCGCGTCAGCAAACGCTACGCCGTTGGTGCTACGGACGAGCGCAGACCAGCTCGCTTTTTAGTCGAACGTGCACTGCCAAACATGCAAGAGAAACGCCAAGAAAGGCACGACAACTATTTACCTCTTCTCGAAAGGGTGCGGCCTTCAAACGGGAAGGAAATTATGCTGGAAATACGGCACGACCGTAGTTTTAGGCCACACGACAGCGAACGTACCAGTTACATCCTGGACAAAAGCTTCGCGGGCCCAGTACAGCACAAGAGTGCGCGAAGCGTCAGTGCAGTGCGCAGACAGATGGGTGTCGATCACGAAAGGTTTGACTGGACGAACACAAGAGAGGCATCAATCCAAGTCTACCGCGCCAGATGCGAAATCTGTAATGACAACGTAGCTTCGTCTCGCAGTGTTGAACATGGCCGCCGGATACCTACGCCTGTGGACTCTTCGGCAAGAATTACAAAACGAAGCGCCAACGAGGTTGTTCTTGGGAAAAGCATCATTGGAGAAGGCAGGCCAAATGCGCGTGAGAGTGTCGCACAACATTTGCAGTATGTGGAGCGTGTCGTGAGGCACCGAGAACTTCGCCACGACAGCAGCGACGAGCAAATGCGCTTTGTCGATTCTCGAGAAAGAATTGTAGCAGGCACCAGACGGACCGATGGTGAAACCCGGTTAGCTTTCGCGAAAATGCAAAATGCTAGACAGGTTCGCGAATACTTCGGTTACAAGGCATCCCGAAGGTCTACAGACGAGCACAGCCGTCTAAAGACTAACCGTAATGACGTCATGCTCGGCACAACGAGATCGATACGGGCCAATAGGGAAGCAGGTGATAATAGCGGTCAGCGTTCAGAAGATGCGCGGTCATCTCGCATCAGAACGGACCGATACATTTTCGAAAGAAGGCAAAGTGACAAGGGGGACATCGAGGGCACTGTGTCCAACGTTCGCCGTGACATGCCCACCACACTTCTTAAGACAGCGCCACATTCATCAAGAAGGTTCCAGAACGTTCGTCTAGCAGACTTTAGTGTACAG GATGAACTAAACTACCCTGAAAATCACCAGGAGAGCACGCTGTATTGGGATGAACTTGCGTCGAG CTATTTCAGGTCAGACGGCAGCCTGCTCGAGACGGTCCTGACTGTCGGCGTGGTTGCCCTGATGACCATGTCGCCAAAACGGAAGCTCGTGGACTGA